In Carettochelys insculpta isolate YL-2023 chromosome 10, ASM3395843v1, whole genome shotgun sequence, the DNA window aggatacaaaccggtgagtgcaagaatgatggtcgcgtgattcaaagcaaaaccgttcaacatctcagtcattcaggtgtatgcacccatgtctgacagtacggaggaagagactgagctattttataaagacttgacaaagacggtggaggagatactgaagaaatatGTGttggttgggagagagtcatgggaaggtttggatatggagaaagaaacaaatgaggcgagaaactgttagagtttgctacagaacatgagatggtgatttgcaacacgagattccaacaaaagaactgtagaaAGTagacatggcgatcaaatgacgggaagtccaagaacatgatagatacgattttggtaagaagaagacggataacatcagtacagcagtgccgaactttccaaggagcggatatagactcagaccacagtctagtgatcgcaaacatcaagataaaactcaaaagaaaatataagacacagtttaagaaaagacgAGATGTGGCggggctatgtgaggaagaaacagggaatggatacagaacagcgctcaaagagaagattaagaatatcaccacagagaaagacctagataagagagtcgcaaggatagccatcgctatagaagaggcaattgagcagactgttccagaagaagaaaagatcaataagaagtggattacccagaagacactgaagttggttcaagagaaaagggctttgaagatcagaagagatgtttctgagatggcagaacagcaatataggatgaaatgcaatgaggtaaggaaagcagccagaaaggataaggagaaatggttagaggagcaatgtgaagatattgagaggtattacagcgaatgtaagaccagggacgtgtataagacaattaggaatattaataggaaatggcaaccaaagcagatggcgatcaaagatgagaacgaagatgtgctcacaaacagggagaagactgtgcagcgatgaacgagatattgcactgatctatacaaagcacagttggatccgaGTCTCTCAgaaagactgattgaagaactgaaagaaacaTCTCCCCAAGCATCTAGAGCGAGgaggatatttcaaaggaggaaatagaaaaagcagtgaaacgactaaagaacaacaagagccatggaaatgataagatcatgggaaagatgatcaaatatggtggagaaagcatgattggggaaatacaccgactacgtaatatagcatggaaagaagggaaggcacctaaggaatggacaagatctgtgctagtgacaatacccaagaaaggaagtacaatggagtgcaagaactacagaataattgccctaacgagtcatctaggcaagatgctgatgatgatactgactgagagattaagatcgcggatagaagaacatatatcaGACGAGCaatcagggttcagaaaagatagaagtaccatacagcagatattggcactaagactgatagtggagaaagctcgactaaagaacaaaaatgtatacacttgctttgttgattttcaaaaggcatttgacagtatagctcagaaagtgacttgggcggtgttgaaGTCATACGGAGTGATacgcagactaatacggttgttgaaagatatcaatgataatgcagaggcagcagtgagaacacgcagagagttgggaagttggcttaaaacaagtagaggtacaagacgaggagatccaatattgccaaatatcttcattgcacatctggagagagcattggacaagatcaaggaagaggtagaaggggtatctgtgcacgggaaaagaattaacaacttgaggttcgcggataatatagttatcattgaggaagatgaggagaagctagcaaaaactgTGCAGGTGTTAAAGatgggaagcagtatggactgattgaacatcaataaaacaaaaacaatggtatttggagataaggaaataggaagaaagatcagtgtcgatggtattgaactagaaaatgtagagaagttcacatatctggggagcaacataacatatgatctagactgtaagaaagaaatagcgactagaatagcaaaagcaagagagagtttgaaggcgatagctaagatctgaaaaagcaaagcaattagctgaagaacgtagctgggcgtcttgaaaacgtgtgtattcagccgcatgttgtatggatgtgagacatgggtgataaaagacTCGAAAAGAataatattggcgttcgaaaggagttgttatagaaagattctgagaataggatggatgcagaaagtcaccagtgaggaattatatagaaagatacgccgaaagagaacctgctgcagaaggttataaaacagaagctccaactatttggacatatttgcagaatgaacgccaaatgaaaaatcaagaccctagtattcggcataatggatggttcgaataggagaggcagaccccacagagaatggacagatgatgtagtagattggtgtggagctagtctacagagactaagccactctgtactggatagggaaagatggaaagaaatagtgagagaggcatcagataccaacgggcgctgagcccacagttattgatgatgatgatgatgatgagtgccgacaaacaaaaacaaacaaaaaaaaatatcattctgggatgcactagCATGAGTGCTGTAAGCCAtacacaaaaagtaattcttctgctcttcttAGCACTgagtaggcctcagctggagttttgtgtccagttctggatgccacatttcaggaaagaggtgaacACATTGCAGAAAGTCCATAGTAAAGGAATAAAAACTATTTAAGATCAAGAAAACAACTCCTGTTAGAAGAGATTGAAAGAGCTGTGATTGTTTAGTCTGAAgacgagaagactgaggtggggtGGGATATAGCAGCAGTTCAGTCAgtttggacagacttcaaactctctcagacaaagggttaatcggcacaaaacagacctcaaaacactcctgatccacaaaccagttagtctacattttaatggagtgggccattctgttaatgacttaagagcttgcatcttattgaagaagaattttcactctgttttggaaagagagactgctgaactcttattcatattcaaatttgacacattaacatgtggtttgaaccaggatgcaaactttctgggacactataggggttcttttgcatacttggtttcatctaattcttttctcccctcccctgaccccacccctctgctctctgatttgctcaccttgataattttttcccgatttgtcaaccttgattactatttttggttctctgtgccttaaatattgagtctgttctggtctggctatggtctgaagaagtgggtctgtcccaagaaagctcatcacctaataaattattttgttagtccttaaagtgctactttactgcttttttgttttgatagtatatagactagcacggctttctctctgtcactttgatatagtgttctagtgtagacatagccctacagtTGAATGTTTTTCATCATCATTGAATAGAATTTTGGGTTCTGAAAGAAGTCATCTTCTGCATGATCATGGGCATGAATTAATGAGCATATTAACAGAAGGACTGGATGTACTAGACACATGAGAAGTCACCAACAATGGATGCACTGCAGTTGAAACTTTCATCCACAGAGTTGTGCAAAATTACAGAAAGGGACATATATGTTGTGCTCCATAGTAGGCTTCACTAGCTAACTTTTATTTGTGTGATCATTTTAAAACACGAGTCAAAGCTAATAAAAAAGTTGTGATCCCTTTTCAGTTTTATGCTTGTGCCGTGCTGCTCAGCTTCATTGGCGCCCCATATTGGCCCTCACCTCCCTGGAAAATTTAACCCTGTCCCTAATTTCAATTCCTAGGGAAAGTATTGGCCACAGGTGTGAATGAAAAAAGGACTGAGGACCttctttttgttattttaaatagttGAAGGATGTTTCAGTTTTcctcctcattttttttaaaatgactcaGCACCTCACTTTTGGGCTCCTTATTtatgttaggaaaaaaatatcCCTTGTCAACATCTGCCAAAATACCAACAACATGataagtaaaacaaacaaacaagccacaGAGAGATTTTAGTGAGAGAGTCAAATGTGTTTAATTATAAGAAgttaattttcattggcatgtagAAAATACTGCTATGAAAACTATTATTAGTGCTAATGGTAATCTTAAATGTGCTAATAGTAATGTGACAGTTTAGGAACCAAGCAAACCAACCAACCTATCAAAGCACGACCAAATTACCTATCCTCCAATCTATCTGAGAAGCTAATTTTCTTTTATATAAAATCAAACAAGAAACTACAATGAAGATAAACTTGGGGTGGGAATTTTACTAAGATCACTAATCATACCAACATAGAACTAGCCTTGCAGATAAGTGAGCCATTTCCCTGTTGGTGTGAACTAGGGTTGTCCTATTGTGTAATTGAGCTGTGCTCATTTACACCAGGTAAGAATCGCCCCCATAGATGTTCTAAGCACTACTGGATGTACACTTATAGTAAGGAAAGCTATACTAGGCTTTTTATAGAGGAGATGGCACAAAAGAcgctaaagctacatctacacagcaaagttatttcaaaataacagtatttcaaaataactttgtgagcatctacccTATGCACAgggtattccaaaataaattcaaCGTAGCAGGCATgtcatgctattttgaaatagctgggtgctgtttCTAAATGCAGTCTTGGCTGTGGCTatactgcattccacttttggaagcagaataaaaatgagcaagattggaaatgcaaatgaggcacagatttacatatcatgtctcatttgcatattctcacgtgatctttcttccagaagagccttttctggaagcaaaagcagccatgtagatggggttccttcaaaatcAAGCCCCATttttcaaagaacccttcttcctattttgtttcacgaagaagggttctttccaaaacagggtttgttttcaaaggaaacccatctacatggctgtttttgcttccagtaaaggctcttctggaagtgtgatcatgtgagaatatgcaaataagggtgagagatgtaaatctgcagctcatttgcatttcctatctcactcatttgcattccgcttccaaaagtggaatgcagtgtcaCCAGAGCCCTTGTTTGTAgctgtcttatttcaaaagagtctatttcagaatagctattctgaaatggaTTATTTCATAACGCTGTATGTAGACAGTCTTGGTGAATTAGCCATTCAATCCTGACCTCCAGCTGACAGTAAAGCTGCACAATGCTGTCAAACCACTTATATTAAATACCTTACCACCTGTCTGTCAGTGCCTTGTATTCTCCAAGCAGCTAGTATGTTGTGTGCAGGGAGATGCCATGATTTTAGAACAGCCACAGAAGTATGGTTTCCATAGAAGTAAAGCTTCTGGAAAAATCTACAATTCAAGATGGTTGTAACCATGAGCTGTTGTCATGTTTATTTATGTATCCTGGTAAATTTATGTAATGCTTTACAGATAAATAAAAAGACACGGCACCTGTCCTAAAGAACTTGCCATCTAAGTTAGACATAGCATTACTAGGCAAACTACTAAACAACGAATGGTGTCAGAAGGTCTGAGTAAATTGAAGGATTACAATGGCACTAAGGTGTATTTATTGGATCCGGTTGGAAAACAGGATCAAATTTCATGTAATTTTCATTAATACTCGCTTCCTCATTTTATTAAAACATTGATGTTTTAACTGAAAATTTCAccaaaattttgaattttaaaaaaaaatatagacAGCTTTAAATTGAGAATTTTGTAATTGGTATTCAACATTTTGATAATTTTTGTCAAAACTGtgaattttaaaagtatttgaaTTATTAGAGCACTCAGGAGCCCATCATGGAACAGAACCCCAGTGCAGGAGGCCCTATGGTATTTCTTTAGTGACGATACTGATATTCAGGCTCAGAGTTTGGAAAGAGGGCAGAAGTGGCAAGATGGGATGAAATTATGGGcccgctgaagtcagtggaaaaactcccattaatTGCAGTGGGGCAAGGATTTCACCCTTAGAGATTGTAATATCCAGTCTAAAGCCCTATGAAACACTGTGTTTGCTGGTAACCTCAGTGTGGAAATGGTGCTTGGGAAAACCTGGAGTGTTCACAAACCAAATCTTTGACTAatccttcctttcctccccacGTACTGCCTCACCCTTTAATAAAGATCCAAGTCTGGATAAAGGAGGAAACCCATGAAAGTAGAATCATTGACATTATCTGCATAGACTCCATTGTTTTCCTCTTCATACACTTGAAGCCAGATTTCTTCTCCAGCATTCAGGTGAAGCAAAACAGACCCAGAAGCTTGGTCGACATTATTCTTCTGGAACTGATCATAGGTGAACAGCACTGCCTTGTCCTTCTTATACAGAGTGACTTTCACATCTGTTATATACACAGTGAGGTGATACGCAAAATAGTACAGGCCTGGGATGCTGCAGCGGAACTTTCCTGTGGTTTCATCATAGTGATTCTGTTCATTGTAGAAAATCTTTGTGAATCTGATAGGAACGTtgggctggggggctctgcttGTGAGCCCCACACTGAAGGCAGAGCGGTAAACATATGCAccttctcccttctcccctttcACTCCTGGGACTCCTGGAAATCCTCTTGGGCCTTCAGAGCCAGGAGCTCCTCCCTCTCCAATATCTCCTTTGGGGCCTGGCTCACCTGCAAGGGAAAATAATTTTGGTTAGTGATCATGTTAGGAATTTCCAGCAGTAAACAAATCAGACTCTCTGCAGCATATGTGCAGATATGGTAGTTTTCTTGTCACTGGTAAGAGCACAGTTCCCCATTGAGAACAGTGGGAGATGTTGGGCACTGACCATTTGAGTGATTTTCTATAGGCTCATGAATGTTGATAGAAAACAAACAGGGCCATGCGATTTGAAATCCTTATTCAAAAGACTTCCATACAAAAAGCCTGGATTTTAATTTATCTCAGAAAGGCAAAAGACTGATTCACTCTTGCTGGAATTTATGCCCAGACTTCAAGGCACAGCAGATACTTTAAAATTAACGCTTTGCATCATTAAGCTGTCTCCTCTGATCACAGCAGATAATGCTGCAATGGTCTCTCGGAGCTCTTCGCTCCTTTGCATCTAGTGTGGATATTTTCAGCCCCATCATAAAATTTACTTTGAAATTTTTGctgttataatttttttttatttgcataaaGAAAGAGATaataaaaaaggacaaaaaagggAACGATTTACAGCTAGTGTGTTTCCAAATAGTGCATGCTTCAGAGAGTCTCCAGTAGAATGCGGAATTACACCATTTTACAAACTGTCAAGGCTTCAAGACCTGACCACATAATACTACATAGACATAATGTTGGGTAATCAACATTACCTGGGGTGGAGAGTACAGTAGTAAAATAGGCAGAGACATATATAAATAAGGAGAGGGATGAAAGGGATCGGCCAAGGGCAGGGCACACAGAAGAGGATGGTTTAGGTGGAAAGTAGTCTGCCATTCTTTAagtaatttcaacatttttatacGAAAAAGGGAGGGCCCATGTTTTTTCAAACTTATGTAAGTGCATTCTACAGCTATAAGCTATTCTTTCTTTGGCTGCAAACTCAGACAGCGTTATGGGAAAATCATTTAtatgtcattttatatgcatgttttaaagagtttattctcttagcttagcactagtagctaaagtagctgacgccttaggcccaggtcaagCTGTCCTGAGAGAAATgctgaaaacaacagctgcagaacCGGTGAAAATTGCCTGATATCGTGCTAATTGGAAGTTTGCAAAATGAGATAAAAGAAGAATGTAAGGAGCTGAGATAACTGCCTCCTGaagaagatcaaacacccagcaacagactgTCCTCTTAGCAATGGAACCATCCAATGGGGTAGAGtaaagacccctactcaaattaggtGATTGGACTTTGGACAGGGGTATGGGCGGTGTTACAAACTGTAAAGGGTATAATTGCCAGAGATTTCTGGGAGGCAGGGTCCCTctctggaggcacccagctcgagctgtaatTTTGTACCTCAATAAAGGATACTTGTGGATTGGACTCTGAACTTGGAACTCTGTGGAATCCTAGAGTTGAACCGAACACCTGAGAGGGTGAGGGGGGAGAGTTACATCTTTCTTTGACAGACAGCTCCAAACAGCACTGCTCCGTGTTTGTCACATGCCTAGCCTTCTATTTTTGTAAATCACATACTTGGGACAGGTCTACCCTAaacctgaaagtcaatcttagatGTGCAATTCAGCTATgataattgcatagctggaatagaCCTATTTCAGATGGatttatcaggctgtcctcacaaagggaggtcaatgggagaaactctcccatcaactttccttactccGCACGAGAATGAGGAATACCAGGCTGACTGTTgaaccctgatagtttgatttagcacatcccccaCTAGGCATGCTTAATTGAACCCCAAAAGATAGATCCTGACCAGATCAATCTTCTGGTGAGTATAGCTGTACCCTTGGTGATCACTGGTACCCTCAAAACACAAGTCTTTGTGATAGAGTTAAACCCAACTATGGAGATAAATAGTCTAGGATATCATTTTTGGCTGAAATTTGGCTGACAACACTGGCCATTATTTTACCTCTTGTTTTGCTTCTTTTCACAGCTGCATGACTGTTGGACAGTCCCATTAGGTATGCACAGAGTACTCACAAACATATTTCACGggccaagacctgcttcatcagatgcatgagtgggggcggggggtagatttcagaggggtatttaaggagtggggtcccagtaaaagggagggccagagctgacaaggtctattcagtcagggtggaaatgtcccattatcaagtatgtatcaaaagaggcaaaaacaagtcagatcagacagggggatgtggcccattgtcagagtctaatgtggatatgttaacacccagggcaaaggagctgcttttgtaaggtgccagccactcccagtctctgtttaatccttggctgatggagtcaaatttgcaaataaattgcagctcagagatttctctctccatttgatttcttgAAATTTAGGACTGTCGCCCTTAGATCTGTCACTGAGtgtcatcagtgatctgcaacccatcctaaacaatgatccttcactctcacagaccttgggaggcaggcctgtcctcgcctacagacagcctgccaaccttaaacaaatcctcaccagccactatagatcacaacacagtcaCTCTAAACCtagaaccagtccctgcaacaaacctcgctgccaactctgctcacatatctacaccagtgatatcatcattggcattgcagtggggcattcctggcacatgatggcatatgttatattagtacatgtgcaagtaaaggagcccctgataatATGGttaatgttaggtcctgtgatgatggtgcgttggagaggccttaggtggggactgtatgtgatggtcagtggtgttctcttgttttccttgcaaggcctgtcttgcagcaggtggcttctgggtacccatctggctctgtcaatgccccactgcaatttacattggccaaactggacagtctctatgtaaaagaataaacggatataaatcagacatcaggaacagtaatgtacagaaacctgtgcaggagaacttcaatctccctggacactcagtaacagatttaaaagtagcagtcctaaaacaaagaaatttcaaagcgggtctttgcccatgaaatcttatgctccaaaatatctgttagtctataaggtgccacaggacttcttgttgttattgtaTTGAAATGTTAGCAAATGTCTGAGTCAAAAGCACTCCTGCTCCACTGAGGTTGGCAGGTCATAAGTTTGCTTTAGTTTTAGAAAAGGGACAAAGTGCTAATTCAGAAATCCATATAATGCCCTTCCTCAGCTAGTACTACTGAGTTATAGGGTTGTATCCGATTTGCATGTCTAGGTTGTCCCAGGTAGGTGCTTTTGCATTATGTCAGATTGAAATCTCTTAGCTAGGCTAGCCCTGACCCTTCACACAGTCACTGCTGCAGGCACCTAATTTTTTTCAATCAGACAATAAGAGAAGACCTGCAGGGGAATTGGATGCATTCATACCTGCTTGGTTTCCACCCATGCGAGTACCATGCTGAACCATTTTGACATCTGTGACACAATGGCGAGGACTATAATCCAACGGTCCTTCCCAAGACATTcttttggaagatgtcttctgaaaaacttctttcaaaagatcatgaccAACCgcaaaaagtggatcgaaaaaactgatccgctcttttgatagagagttgCTGTACTTcagccgctctttcgaaagaatgggccaggacatgtcaaggatcaaaaaatctggtgccatggggGACGTCTctaaaaagggcccctggggcatccacacacgtttttttctgaaagattctttcagaaaaaagcactaTTTgtcatctgggagcagaagaggaccGCCAGAAAAAGTGCCATGGTCTTCCAATTAATATCAAAAGACTtcatgttgtgtgtagacactccggggttTTTTTTGAACGAgccccagcttttctgaaaaatcttgccggtgtagatgcagctaataaGATGATAAGAATGGACATACTCAGCCActtggtccatctagcctagtatcctgttttctgatgGTGACTCATGCCAGATGTTCCAAGGGAAAATAACAGAATAAGGCCTCTTATCGAGTGATTCCATCCCCTATcagccagtcccagcttctgttTAGTCAGTGGTTTGGGGACCCCCAGATTATGACGTTGTGTCCTTCaccgtcctggctaatagctactgATATCCTTATCTTTCATGAGCTTTTCTAATTCTTTTATACTTCTGGCCTTTGCAACATCCCCTAGTTGTGGGCTCagtaggttgactgtgcactatataaagtacttccttttgttttaatctgctgcttattaatttcattgggtgcccCAGGTATGAATGTTAAAATAagatttccttattcactttctctacaccagtcatgattgtgTAAATCTCTATTGTAACACCTTTCAGACATATCTTTTGGatgctgaacagtcccagtctatAAACTGTTCCATACttcttatcatttttgttgcccctctTTGTACTTTTCCCTATTCtcatatatcttttctgagatggggtgaccagagctgcacagagtatgcaaggtgtgggtgtacaatGGATTTATACATTAACATTACGAAATGTTCTGTTTTAtctatccttttcctaatggttccaAACATTCTACTACATTTTTAACTGGCACTTACACATTAAGCAAATGTTTTCAAAAAACTAACTCTGATGATCTCTTTCTTGTGTTACAACAGCAAATTTAGACACCATCATTTTGTATGGATAGATCAGAGGCTATATTTcactgtgcattactttgcatttaatgAGCACTGAATATTATTtgccatttttgttcattttcatgCTAAAagcctaatacaggttgaacctctctaatctggaactctct includes these proteins:
- the ADIPOQ gene encoding adiponectin translates to MKLVLNLLICLLLLVKLYHAERTDDEEPQPPKGPCANWMGGAPGYPGHNGLPGRDGKDGKDGQKGEIGEPGEPGPKGDIGEGGAPGSEGPRGFPGVPGVKGEKGEGAYVYRSAFSVGLTSRAPQPNVPIRFTKIFYNEQNHYDETTGKFRCSIPGLYYFAYHLTVYITDVKVTLYKKDKAVLFTYDQFQKNNVDQASGSVLLHLNAGEEIWLQVYEEENNGVYADNVNDSTFMGFLLYPDLDLY